GGGAGAGCGGGACAGCGGGAGAGCGGGACAGCGGGAGAGCGGGAGAGCGGGACGCGGGAGAGCGGGACAGCGTTCGCGTCGCGACCTTTCTACTTTGCTACCTTGCTACGTGTTCACGTGTAACGTGGAAACGTGTAACGTGGTAACGTGGTAACGTGTAACGTGGAAACGTGTAACGTGGAAACGTGTAACGTGGCAACGTGTAACGTGGCAACGTGTAACGTGGAAACGTGTAACGTGGAAACGTGTAACGTGTAACGTGGTAACGTGTAACGTGGAAACGTGTCACGTCTTCATCACCAGTGAATTTTTTGTTTCCCGAGAAACGCGCCGAGGCCGGTGCGGAAGTCGTCGGAGCTGCGGGCGATGGCGTTCCACGCGGCGGCGTGGCGCATGGCGCCGGCGAGGTCCATGGATGATGTTTCGAGCAGCAGTTGTTTGGTCATGCGCACGGCCTGCGGCGATACCTTCTGCGCGAACTCGAAGGCGAGACGTTCGACCGACGAGTTGAGGTCGTCGGGATCGACGACGTAGTTGACGAGTCCGAGCTGTTGCGCCGTGTCGGCATCCACGGCGTTGCCGCGCAGCAGCAACTCGCGCGCGATCCCCGTTCCGACGCGATCCGTGAGCAGTTTCATGACGATGGCGGGCACAAAGCCGATACGCACCTCGGGGAAGCCGAAGCTCGCGTTCTCCGACGCCACGACAATGTCGCAGGCGATGGCGAGTCCGCACCCTCCCGCAAGGGCGGGTCCCTGCACTTTTGCTATCACCGGTTTCGGAAAGGTGCGCAGTGCATACATCATCTCCATCAGTTGCAGCGAATCGGCGGCGTTTTCCAGCGTCGAGGCCTCTCCGAGCGCGGTCAGATACGCAAGATCCGCCCCCGCGCAGAACGCCTCTCCTTCCGACATCAGTACCATGACACGCACCGCGTCGTCACGCGCGCCCTCGTCCAGCGCTGACTGCAGCTCGCGCACCATGTCCGCATCGAGCGCGTTGCGCTTCTCCGGACGGTTCAACGATATCAAAAGAATCGAATCGATCGACGAGATAACGACACTGTCAGCCATGCCAACTCCGCTTTCCATGATTGGAAGAAACTCGTCCGTAATCTACAAAACCAGCCGCTACCCATCTACCCACCTACCATCTACTATCCCAGCCCCGTTTCCTGTCTCCTTCATCCTGTCTCCTCACACACTCTCAGTAGACCCCACCACCTCCGCCGCCTACCATCTACCCATCTACCAACAAGATTCGTACAAAAGATTTGACTCGTATCGAACAAACCGTTACATTTGTCTCTCTTTGGAAGATTGAAACAAAGAATCGACAGTGATACGAGAAGACCATGGCGAAACAACAGTCATTTGCTGACAAATCGAAATCGAAATCCAAGAGCGAATTCACCTCGTTCAAATGCATTGTCTCCCAATACGACGCGGAAAGCGGCGGTTGGAAGTTCCGCGAGAAGATGGTGAAGGTCAAGGATCCGAAAGACATCGAGACCATGAAATTCTAAGGCCGACCCATGAAAGAGAATCTCCACCCCCGATATTACACGTGCGAAGTGCATTGTAGCTGCGGCGCACACTTCGTGACGCGTTCCACACGTCAGACGCTCAAGGTCGAAATCTGCTCCGAGTGCCATCCGTTCTTCACGGGGAAGCAGAAGATCATCGATTCGGCCGGTCGTGTCGAGAAGTATAACAGACGCTATGCCGGATTCAACGCCGCAAAGCAGAAAACCAAGGAAGTGACAGCATGATTGCCCACAGACGTCCGCCTCGCCGCCGCCCGAACGCCATCGCGAAACGCCGTCCGGATCCGTTTCACGGAAAAGACGCGATCTTTCTCGATTACAAGGAATCGAAATTCCTCGAGCGCTTCACGAACGATCAGGGAAAGATTCTTCCCCGTCGTCTGACCGGCCTGTCCGCAAAAAATCAGCGCGTTGTGGTCGAAGCGATCAAGCGCGCCCGTTACATGGCGTTCCTGCCGTTCGTCGGCGAAGGCCTCAAATAAACAGCAGTCACGTAGGAAGAGGAATACAGCCATGTCCCGTACATGCCAGGTCACCGGTAAAAAGCCGCTCGTGGGCAACCACGTGTCACACGCGCACAACCGCACGAAGCGCCGCCAGCTCCCGAATCTGCAGAGCAAGCGCATCTACATCCCCGAGGAGAAGCGGTTCGTGACGGTGCGTATCACCGCCCGCGCACTGAAGACCGTCAACAAGAAGGGCGCGCGCGCCGTGCTCGCAAAAGCGGGTCTTCTGTAAAAACCGCGGTCCACAAGACATGAGCCGTTCCCGTGGGAACGGCTTTTTTTTTTCCTACATTCGGAATCATGTCCCTCCACCTTCTGCTCGTCGCTTTCCTCATACTGCTCAACGGACTCTTCGCAATGGCGGAGATCGCCGTCATCGCGGCACGTCGGCACGTGCCCGAACCCCGCGCGCGGGAAGGCGACCGTCTCGCGCGGTAGCGCGCGCCGCGCGAGCCGTTGTGATGCAGCGGCACGTATCGCCCGGCCTTTGTATATTCCGCCATGCTCCCCTTGTCACGACCACTGATCACTGTGCTCCTGGTACTCGCCGCGGGCACCGCCCTCGCGCAGGATGGACTGCGGGCGCCCTCGATCTATGCGCCTCAGACGCGCGCGGCATGGACGGGCGACGCGGCAATAGGACTCTCGCTGCTGACGGTGCCGCGCGATATCGCCGAGGAGGAATTGAACAAGGCGCCCGCGCTGGACCTCAATGCGGTGTACGGACTGCCCTGGAACTTCTCGCTCACGGGCCGCGCGCTTGTGCAGGTGCTCACAAATTCCGCGCACCTCGGTGCACGATGGTCTGTTGATGTCGGACCCTTCGCGGCAGCAGTGGGCGACGAGTCGGCATTCTGCTTCGGATTCATGACCGTCGACGGTTTCGATAATTCCATGCAGGCCTGGCTTAATGCGCCGAACATCGCCATCGGACTCGACGCGGGCGATGTGCGCTTTACGGTGAAGGCCGAGCTTATGCTCGTGCTCGCCCTGCGTACATACGCCGGAGAGAATCAGCTCGGGAGCACAAAGAATGTGTCCGCCGGCTGGGCTCTTTCAGGTGTGATCGAACAGCCCTTCTGGAAGCGGACGCATGTGCTGCTCGGGGCGCGTGTCGCCTTGACACAATTTCATCCGCAGACCTGGTTCGCCTTCTCGACCTTCAACCGCCGCCTGCTCTTTTCGGAATTGATCTTCGGGGTGATGCTGTGAGCGTGTATTCGGGCGGCAGGAAAAATTTCCACACGGAACACACGGATCCCGCGGAACAACGGGTGTTGAAGATGCGAATCGTATTCCGTCGACGCCGGCTGGCCGCGGTGTTCCTTCTCGGTGTGCTCCTTGTCTCCGCGTGTTCGGAGGATGGACGGGTGGTGGTTCCGGATGCGGATGCGCAGACGATACTGGTAGGCGCGGTCAATGTGCCGAAAGTGTACCGCGACAAGCTCGAAGGTGTGTACACCGTGACCGACGGCAACGTGATCTTCGGTCCGCAGGTGGTGCTCAAATGGACGGGAACAACACTGTCGCTGTTCTGGGAACGATCGGCGGGTGTCGCGTTTTTTGCGACCGGCCTGCGCGATTCGTCCCTGCTGTGCGCGGGGTCGTGGCGCACGCTGACAAATACGGAAACGGGTGTTGTCACGCTGCAATGCGGACCGGCCGACGG
This window of the Ignavibacteriota bacterium genome carries:
- a CDS encoding 30S ribosomal protein S18 — encoded protein: MIAHRRPPRRRPNAIAKRRPDPFHGKDAIFLDYKESKFLERFTNDQGKILPRRLTGLSAKNQRVVVEAIKRARYMAFLPFVGEGLK
- a CDS encoding enoyl-CoA hydratase/isomerase family protein — protein: MADSVVISSIDSILLISLNRPEKRNALDADMVRELQSALDEGARDDAVRVMVLMSEGEAFCAGADLAYLTALGEASTLENAADSLQLMEMMYALRTFPKPVIAKVQGPALAGGCGLAIACDIVVASENASFGFPEVRIGFVPAIVMKLLTDRVGTGIARELLLRGNAVDADTAQQLGLVNYVVDPDDLNSSVERLAFEFAQKVSPQAVRMTKQLLLETSSMDLAGAMRHAAAWNAIARSSDDFRTGLGAFLGKQKIHW
- the rpmE gene encoding 50S ribosomal protein L31; translation: MKENLHPRYYTCEVHCSCGAHFVTRSTRQTLKVEICSECHPFFTGKQKIIDSAGRVEKYNRRYAGFNAAKQKTKEVTA
- the rpmB gene encoding 50S ribosomal protein L28; this encodes MSRTCQVTGKKPLVGNHVSHAHNRTKRRQLPNLQSKRIYIPEEKRFVTVRITARALKTVNKKGARAVLAKAGLL